Proteins encoded together in one Triticum dicoccoides isolate Atlit2015 ecotype Zavitan chromosome 7B, WEW_v2.0, whole genome shotgun sequence window:
- the LOC119340898 gene encoding diacylglycerol O-acyltransferase 1-2 isoform X1 → MSKGDPPPPRLLPPSPRRAAHGNPKPTPNLPEPPPPSPPMAPPPSMAAAHDRDDPSLRLRRADGGSSAVHGEANPQEQPQRQHEMPCYRASAPAHRRVKESPLSSDAIFRQSHAGLLNLCIVVLIAVNSRLIIENLMKYGLLIRAGFWFSARSLGDWPLLMCCLTLPIFPLAALMTEKWAQRKLIRDHVSILLHIIITTTVLIYPVVVILKCESAVLSGFVLMFIASITWLKLVSFAHTNYDIRILSQSIEKGATHGSSIDEENIKGPTINSVVYFMLAPTLCYQPSYPRTAFIRKGWVTRQLIKCVVFTGLMGFIIEQYINPIVQNSKHPLKGNFLDAIERVLKLSVPTLYVWLCMFYSFFHLWLNILAELLRFGDREFYKDWWNAKTVEEYWRMWNMPVHKWIIRHIYFPCIRNGLSKGCAILIAFLVSAVFHELCIAVPCHIFKLWAFSGIMFQTPLLFLTKYLQDKFKNTMVGNMIFWFFFSIVGQPMCVLLYYHDVMNRQAQTNG, encoded by the exons ATGTCAAAAGGAGACCCGCCACCTCCCAGGCTCCTTCCTCCCTCCCCACGGCGGGCCGCCCACGGAAACCCAAAACCCACCCCGAACCTTCCAGAACCTCCCCCCCCATCTCCACCCATGGCCCCGCCCCCGTCCATGGCCGCTGCCCACGATCGCGACGACCCctccctccgcctccgccgcgccgaCGGCGGCTCCTCTGCCGTCCACGGAGAGGCGAATCCGCAGGAGCAGCCGCAGCGGCAGCACGAGATGCCCTGCTACCGGGCGTCGGCGCCCGCCCACCGCCGGGTCAAGGAGAGCCCGCTCAGCTCCGACGCCATCTTCCGACAG AGCCATGCAGGTCTTCTGAATCTATGCATTGTTGTGCTGATTGCAGTGAACAGCAGGCTCATTATTGAAAACTTAATGAAG TATGGCCTATTAATAAGAGCTGGGTTTTGGTTTAGTGCAAGATCGCTGGGAGATTGGCCACTTCTGATGTGCTG CCTCACTTTACCCATTTTCCCACTTGCTGCTCTCATGACCGAGAAGTGGGCTCAAAGAAAGCTCATCCGTGATCAT GTGTCTATTCTTCTCCATATAATTATTACAACCACTGTCCTTATCTATCCGGTTGTTGTGATTCTTAA GTGTGAATCAGCAGTATTATCTGGATTTGTGTTAATGTTCATTGCAAGCATTACTTGGTTGAAGCTTGTCTCTTTTGCTCATACAAATTATGATATAAGGATATTGTCCCAAAGTATTGAAAAG GGTGCTACACATGGCAGTTCTATCGATGAGGAAAACATTAAAGGCCCAACTATCAACAGTGTTGTGTATTTCATGTTGGCCCCAACACTTTGTTACCAG CCAAGTTATCCCCGGACAGCATTTATTAGAAAAGGCTGGGTCACCCGGCAGCTTATAAAATGTGTAGTTTTTACAGGCTTGATGGGCTTCATAATTGAGCAA TACATTAATCCAATTGTGCAGAATTCGAAGCATCCATTGAAAGGAAATTTCTTGGATGCTATTGAGAGAGTCTTGAAACTCTCAGTGCCAACATTATATGTATGGCTTTGTATGTTCTATTCCTTTTTCCATCTGTG GTTGAATATTCTAGCCGAACTCCTCCGTTTTGGTGATCGTGAATTCTACAAGGACTGGTGGAACGCCAAAACAGTTGAAGAG TACTGGAGAATGTGGAATATG CCTGTTCATAAGTGGATCATTCGACATATATATTTTCCATGCATAAGGAATGGCTTATCAAAG GGTTGTGCCATTCTCATCGCATTTCTGGTTTCAGCTGTATTTCATGAG CTATGTATTGCTGTTCCGTGCCACATTTTCAAAttatgggcattttctggaatcatGTTTCAG ACTCCCCTGCTATTCTTGACGAAATATCTTCAAGATAAGTTCAAGAATACAATG GTGGGCAACATGATATTTTGGTTCTTCTTCAGCATAGTTGGGCAACCAATGTGTGTTCTCTTGTACTACCATGATGTCATGAACAGACAGGCTCAGACAAATGGCTAG
- the LOC119340898 gene encoding diacylglycerol O-acyltransferase 1-2 isoform X2 has protein sequence MKYGLLIRAGFWFSARSLGDWPLLMCCLTLPIFPLAALMTEKWAQRKLIRDHVSILLHIIITTTVLIYPVVVILKCESAVLSGFVLMFIASITWLKLVSFAHTNYDIRILSQSIEKGATHGSSIDEENIKGPTINSVVYFMLAPTLCYQPSYPRTAFIRKGWVTRQLIKCVVFTGLMGFIIEQYINPIVQNSKHPLKGNFLDAIERVLKLSVPTLYVWLCMFYSFFHLWLNILAELLRFGDREFYKDWWNAKTVEEYWRMWNMPVHKWIIRHIYFPCIRNGLSKGCAILIAFLVSAVFHELCIAVPCHIFKLWAFSGIMFQTPLLFLTKYLQDKFKNTMVGNMIFWFFFSIVGQPMCVLLYYHDVMNRQAQTNG, from the exons ATGAAG TATGGCCTATTAATAAGAGCTGGGTTTTGGTTTAGTGCAAGATCGCTGGGAGATTGGCCACTTCTGATGTGCTG CCTCACTTTACCCATTTTCCCACTTGCTGCTCTCATGACCGAGAAGTGGGCTCAAAGAAAGCTCATCCGTGATCAT GTGTCTATTCTTCTCCATATAATTATTACAACCACTGTCCTTATCTATCCGGTTGTTGTGATTCTTAA GTGTGAATCAGCAGTATTATCTGGATTTGTGTTAATGTTCATTGCAAGCATTACTTGGTTGAAGCTTGTCTCTTTTGCTCATACAAATTATGATATAAGGATATTGTCCCAAAGTATTGAAAAG GGTGCTACACATGGCAGTTCTATCGATGAGGAAAACATTAAAGGCCCAACTATCAACAGTGTTGTGTATTTCATGTTGGCCCCAACACTTTGTTACCAG CCAAGTTATCCCCGGACAGCATTTATTAGAAAAGGCTGGGTCACCCGGCAGCTTATAAAATGTGTAGTTTTTACAGGCTTGATGGGCTTCATAATTGAGCAA TACATTAATCCAATTGTGCAGAATTCGAAGCATCCATTGAAAGGAAATTTCTTGGATGCTATTGAGAGAGTCTTGAAACTCTCAGTGCCAACATTATATGTATGGCTTTGTATGTTCTATTCCTTTTTCCATCTGTG GTTGAATATTCTAGCCGAACTCCTCCGTTTTGGTGATCGTGAATTCTACAAGGACTGGTGGAACGCCAAAACAGTTGAAGAG TACTGGAGAATGTGGAATATG CCTGTTCATAAGTGGATCATTCGACATATATATTTTCCATGCATAAGGAATGGCTTATCAAAG GGTTGTGCCATTCTCATCGCATTTCTGGTTTCAGCTGTATTTCATGAG CTATGTATTGCTGTTCCGTGCCACATTTTCAAAttatgggcattttctggaatcatGTTTCAG ACTCCCCTGCTATTCTTGACGAAATATCTTCAAGATAAGTTCAAGAATACAATG GTGGGCAACATGATATTTTGGTTCTTCTTCAGCATAGTTGGGCAACCAATGTGTGTTCTCTTGTACTACCATGATGTCATGAACAGACAGGCTCAGACAAATGGCTAG